A region of Cucumis melo cultivar AY chromosome 2, USDA_Cmelo_AY_1.0, whole genome shotgun sequence DNA encodes the following proteins:
- the LOC103502357 gene encoding protein SIEVE ELEMENT OCCLUSION B-like isoform X2 — MAAFGRLAPKMHQTKTDRRMLYASDDNAMTKQILATHSPDSHKVDVKPILLIVEEVIRHATPDIIGKGNGQLDDQLSLAEMDGMLEPLAHVVQKVGAELACKFLGGDAHATTMAILNLLSNYSWDAKVVITLAAFAVTYGQYWLLAQLYTTNMLAKALALLKQLPDVIEHSNSLKPHFDALSKLIAAILNVTKCIVKFTELPSHYISSDTPAMSVALANFPTAAYWTIKSLVACTSLIESLVSLSHELIMSTTEVWELSSLAHKVKNIHEHLQMQLELCIQYIDEKRHEEAYQNLVRISETLHLDNMKFIRALISSREDIHPLYDGTTKTTVHLEILKRKHVLLLISDLDIPHEEVMILDNLFKESHQRPEIRYEIVWIPIIDPAVEQHSKSKHKFEELKQLMPWFSVYDPSIIELSTIRFIKEKWNFRKKTILVALDPQGKVSSTNALHMLWIWGNLAFPFTSEREEALWKTESWRLELLIDGIDLSILDWAAEGRYICIYGGEDTEWIKEFTSKTKKVAETANVDLQMAYVGKNNAKERVRKISIMISDNKLSHYWPDSTLVWFFWTRLESMMYSKLNYGKTVENDPIMQEIMTLLSFDGSDKGWAIFFGRAGETTRAKGETVLSCILAFDQWKEEVEEKGFVKALDEYLQQLKTPHHCNRLILPGLAGNIPENVVCAECGRAMEKYLMYRCCVE, encoded by the exons ATGGCAGCCTTCGGTCGTCTGGCTCCAAAAATGCATCAAACCAAAACTGATCGAAGAATGTTATATGCCTCTGATGACAATGCAATGACAAAACAAATTCTTGCAACTCATTCTCCGGACAGCCACAAAGTCGACGTCAAGCCCATTCTGCTCATTGTTGAGGAAGTTATTCGTCATGCAACTCCGGATATAATTGGCAAA GGAAATGGCCAGTTGGATGACCAACTCAGTTTAGCAGAGATGGATGGGATGCTTGAACCGTTGGCTCATGTCGTACAAAAAGTTGGCGCTGAG CTAGCATGTAAGTTCTTAGGTGGAGATGCACATGCCACAACTATGGCTATACTGAACTTACTATCAAATTACTCATGGGATGCAAAAGTGGTGATCACACTGGCGGCCTTTGCTGTGACCTATGGACAGTATTGGCTTTTGGCTCAACTTTACACAACCAATATGCTAGCCAAGGCTCTGGCTTTGCTGAAGCAATTGCCTGATGTTATAGAGCATTCCAATTCATTGAAACCCCACTTCGATGCGCTTAGCAAACTCATTGCGGCTATATTGAACGTAACGAAGTGCATTGTCAAGTTCACCGAGCTGCCATCTCACTACATTTCATCGGACACGCCAGCAATGTCTGTTGCACTTGCCAATTTTCCTACAGCTGCCTATTGGACAATCAAAAGTCTGGTCGCTTGTACGTCGCTGATTGAAAGCCTTGTCAGCTTGAGCCATGA GCTAATCATGTCGACCACCGAAGTATGGGAACTTTCGAGCTTGGCTCACAAAGTAAAAAATATACACGAGCATCTCCAGATGCAGCtggaactttgcatacaatacATAG ATGAGAAAAGGCATGAAGAGGCCTATCAGAATCTTGTGAGAATTTCCGAAACACTTCACCTAGACAATATGAAGTTTATCAGGGCCTTGATTTCTTCAAGAGAAGACATACATCCTCTCTATGATGGCACCACCAAAACGACG GTTCACCTTGAAATACTGAAGAGGAAACATGTGCTACTATTGATATCAGATCTCGATATCCCCCATGAAGAGGTTATGATACTCGACAACCTATTCAAAGAATCGCACCAGCGACCAGAAATTCGATATGAGATAGTGTGGATTCCGATAATCGATCCAGCAGTTGAACAGCACAGCAAAAGCAAACACAAGTTTGAGGAGCTGAAACAGCTGATGCCGTGGTTCAGTGTATATGACCCTTCAATAATTGAGCTCTCAACCATAAGGTTCATCAAAGAAAAATGGAACTTCAGAAAGAAAACCATTTTAGTGGCTTTAGATCCACAAGGAAAAGTCTCTTCCACCAATGCTCTTCACATGCTTTGGATATGGGGAAATCTTGCCTTCCCTTTCACTTCAGAAAGAGAAGAAGCACTATGGAAAACAGAAAGCTGGAGGCTCGAACTTCTCATAGATGGCATAGATTTATCCATTCTCGATTGG GCAGCAGAAGGAAGATACATATGTATTTATGGAGGAGAAGACACAGAGTGGATCAAGGAATTCACaagcaaaacaaaaaaagtagcAGAAACAGCAAATGTGGACTTACAAATGGCGTATGTAGGGAAGAACAATGCCAAAGAACGCGTGAGGAAAATCAGCATCATGATTTCAGACAACAAACTAAGCCATTACTGGCCAGATTCAACACTTGTTTGGTTCTTCTGGACAAGATTAGAGAGCATGATGTACTCAAAACTAAACTATGGAAAAACAGTTGAGAATGACCCAATAATGCAAGAGATTATGACCCTTTTGAGCTTCGATGGAAGTGATAAAGGATGGGCCATTTTCTTTGGAAGAGCCGGGGAAACGACAAGAGCAAAAGGAGAAACTGTTCTGAGTTGTATATTAGCATTCGATCAGTGGAAAGAAGAAGTGGAAGAGAAGGGTTTTGTGAAAGCATTGGATGAGTATTTGCAACAACTTAAAACCCCACATCATTGCAACCGCCTGATTCTTCCGGGACTCGCCGGAAACATACCGGAAAATGTGGTGTGTGCAGAGTGCGGAAGAGCAATGGAGAAGTATTTGATGTATCGATGCTGTGTTGAATGA
- the LOC103502357 gene encoding protein SIEVE ELEMENT OCCLUSION B-like isoform X1, whose protein sequence is MAAFGRLAPKMHQTKTDRRMLYASDDNAMTKQILATHSPDSHKVDVKPILLIVEEVIRHATPDIIGKVIDGNGQLDDQLSLAEMDGMLEPLAHVVQKVGAELACKFLGGDAHATTMAILNLLSNYSWDAKVVITLAAFAVTYGQYWLLAQLYTTNMLAKALALLKQLPDVIEHSNSLKPHFDALSKLIAAILNVTKCIVKFTELPSHYISSDTPAMSVALANFPTAAYWTIKSLVACTSLIESLVSLSHELIMSTTEVWELSSLAHKVKNIHEHLQMQLELCIQYIDEKRHEEAYQNLVRISETLHLDNMKFIRALISSREDIHPLYDGTTKTTVHLEILKRKHVLLLISDLDIPHEEVMILDNLFKESHQRPEIRYEIVWIPIIDPAVEQHSKSKHKFEELKQLMPWFSVYDPSIIELSTIRFIKEKWNFRKKTILVALDPQGKVSSTNALHMLWIWGNLAFPFTSEREEALWKTESWRLELLIDGIDLSILDWAAEGRYICIYGGEDTEWIKEFTSKTKKVAETANVDLQMAYVGKNNAKERVRKISIMISDNKLSHYWPDSTLVWFFWTRLESMMYSKLNYGKTVENDPIMQEIMTLLSFDGSDKGWAIFFGRAGETTRAKGETVLSCILAFDQWKEEVEEKGFVKALDEYLQQLKTPHHCNRLILPGLAGNIPENVVCAECGRAMEKYLMYRCCVE, encoded by the exons ATGGCAGCCTTCGGTCGTCTGGCTCCAAAAATGCATCAAACCAAAACTGATCGAAGAATGTTATATGCCTCTGATGACAATGCAATGACAAAACAAATTCTTGCAACTCATTCTCCGGACAGCCACAAAGTCGACGTCAAGCCCATTCTGCTCATTGTTGAGGAAGTTATTCGTCATGCAACTCCGGATATAATTGGCAAAGTGATTGAT GGAAATGGCCAGTTGGATGACCAACTCAGTTTAGCAGAGATGGATGGGATGCTTGAACCGTTGGCTCATGTCGTACAAAAAGTTGGCGCTGAG CTAGCATGTAAGTTCTTAGGTGGAGATGCACATGCCACAACTATGGCTATACTGAACTTACTATCAAATTACTCATGGGATGCAAAAGTGGTGATCACACTGGCGGCCTTTGCTGTGACCTATGGACAGTATTGGCTTTTGGCTCAACTTTACACAACCAATATGCTAGCCAAGGCTCTGGCTTTGCTGAAGCAATTGCCTGATGTTATAGAGCATTCCAATTCATTGAAACCCCACTTCGATGCGCTTAGCAAACTCATTGCGGCTATATTGAACGTAACGAAGTGCATTGTCAAGTTCACCGAGCTGCCATCTCACTACATTTCATCGGACACGCCAGCAATGTCTGTTGCACTTGCCAATTTTCCTACAGCTGCCTATTGGACAATCAAAAGTCTGGTCGCTTGTACGTCGCTGATTGAAAGCCTTGTCAGCTTGAGCCATGA GCTAATCATGTCGACCACCGAAGTATGGGAACTTTCGAGCTTGGCTCACAAAGTAAAAAATATACACGAGCATCTCCAGATGCAGCtggaactttgcatacaatacATAG ATGAGAAAAGGCATGAAGAGGCCTATCAGAATCTTGTGAGAATTTCCGAAACACTTCACCTAGACAATATGAAGTTTATCAGGGCCTTGATTTCTTCAAGAGAAGACATACATCCTCTCTATGATGGCACCACCAAAACGACG GTTCACCTTGAAATACTGAAGAGGAAACATGTGCTACTATTGATATCAGATCTCGATATCCCCCATGAAGAGGTTATGATACTCGACAACCTATTCAAAGAATCGCACCAGCGACCAGAAATTCGATATGAGATAGTGTGGATTCCGATAATCGATCCAGCAGTTGAACAGCACAGCAAAAGCAAACACAAGTTTGAGGAGCTGAAACAGCTGATGCCGTGGTTCAGTGTATATGACCCTTCAATAATTGAGCTCTCAACCATAAGGTTCATCAAAGAAAAATGGAACTTCAGAAAGAAAACCATTTTAGTGGCTTTAGATCCACAAGGAAAAGTCTCTTCCACCAATGCTCTTCACATGCTTTGGATATGGGGAAATCTTGCCTTCCCTTTCACTTCAGAAAGAGAAGAAGCACTATGGAAAACAGAAAGCTGGAGGCTCGAACTTCTCATAGATGGCATAGATTTATCCATTCTCGATTGG GCAGCAGAAGGAAGATACATATGTATTTATGGAGGAGAAGACACAGAGTGGATCAAGGAATTCACaagcaaaacaaaaaaagtagcAGAAACAGCAAATGTGGACTTACAAATGGCGTATGTAGGGAAGAACAATGCCAAAGAACGCGTGAGGAAAATCAGCATCATGATTTCAGACAACAAACTAAGCCATTACTGGCCAGATTCAACACTTGTTTGGTTCTTCTGGACAAGATTAGAGAGCATGATGTACTCAAAACTAAACTATGGAAAAACAGTTGAGAATGACCCAATAATGCAAGAGATTATGACCCTTTTGAGCTTCGATGGAAGTGATAAAGGATGGGCCATTTTCTTTGGAAGAGCCGGGGAAACGACAAGAGCAAAAGGAGAAACTGTTCTGAGTTGTATATTAGCATTCGATCAGTGGAAAGAAGAAGTGGAAGAGAAGGGTTTTGTGAAAGCATTGGATGAGTATTTGCAACAACTTAAAACCCCACATCATTGCAACCGCCTGATTCTTCCGGGACTCGCCGGAAACATACCGGAAAATGTGGTGTGTGCAGAGTGCGGAAGAGCAATGGAGAAGTATTTGATGTATCGATGCTGTGTTGAATGA
- the LOC103502355 gene encoding leucine-rich repeat receptor-like serine/threonine/tyrosine-protein kinase SOBIR1: MPSPTSKLLPFLTFLSVVLHVHAGLNLDPSDLRAFSIIKNDLGIDGQLSSFPCHNAGVFCERRLSNNGTYVLRITRLIFNSKDLSGSLSPAIGRLTELKELTVSNNHLVDQVPSQIVDCRKLEILDLQINQFSGKVPSGLSSLIRLRVIDLSSNKFSGSLDFLKYFPNLESLSIANNYFTGKIPASIRSFRNLRVFNFSGNRLLESSTSIVKDVEFYSATEVPKRYVLAENSRTNGTQRATAPATAPTSSAQAPNASPVHKNRKNKAKKIASWILGFIAGAIAGSLSGFIFSLLFKLVIAAIKGGSKNSGPSIFAPKLIKRDDLAFLERDDALASLQLIGKGGCGEVYKAELPEKSGKMFAIKKITQPPKDAAELAEEESRHMSKKMRQIKSEIRTVGEIRHRNLLPLVAHVPRPDCHYLVYELMKNGSLQDMLNQVSAGVKELDWLTRHNIALGVASGLEYLHMNHTPRIIHRDLKPANVLLDDDMEARIADFGLAKAMPDAQTHMTASNVAGTVGYIAPEYHQTLKFTDKCDIYGFGVLLGVLVIGKLPSDEFFQNTDEMSLVKWMKNVMTSDNPRGAIDPKLLGNGWEEQMLLALKIACFCTMDNPKERPNSKEVRCMLSQIKHDVPETPSECV, translated from the coding sequence ATGCCTTCACCTACCTCCAAACTCCTTCCCTTCTTGACTTTTCTCTCCGTCGTTCTCCATGTCCACGCCGGTCTGAATCTTGATCCTTCAGATCTCAGAGCCTTTTCTATCATAAAAAACGACTTGGGCATTGACGGTCAACTCTCCTCTTTCCCATGCCACAACGCCGGAGTGTTCTGCGAGCGGCGGCTCTCCAACAACGGCACTTATGTTTTGAGGATCACCAGGCTTATTTTCAACTCCAAAGATCTCTCCGGTTCTCTTTCTCCGGCTATCGGCAGGCTCACGGAGTTGAAAGAGCTTACGGTTTCTAATAATCACCTCGTTGACCAAGTACCTTCCCAAATCGTTGACTGCCGGAAACTGGAAATTCTCGATCTCCAAATCAACCAATTTTCTGGAAAAGTTCCTTCGGGATTATCCTCGTTGATTCGTCTTCGAGTCATTGATCTTTCGTCCAATAAATTCTCCGGGAGTTTGGATTTCTTGAAGTATTTCCCCAACTTGGAAAGTCTTTCTATTGCCAATAATTACTTTACAGGGAAGATTCCAGCTTCAATTCGTTCTTTTCGTAACCTTCGAGTCTTCAACTTCTCTGGAAATCGCCTTCTCGAAAGCTCAACCTCTATAGTGAAGGATGTTGAGTTCTACTCGGCTACTGAAGTTCCCAAGCGTTATGTGTTAGCTGAAAATTCCAGAACGAACGGCACGCAAAGAGCCACCGCCCCCGCCACAGCGCCGACTTCGAGCGCTCAAGCTCCAAACGCCTCCCCCGTCCATAAGAATCggaaaaataaagcaaaaaagATAGCTTCTTGGATACTTGGGTTCATCGCTGGAGCAATTGCTGGAAGTTTGTCAGGGTTTATCTTTTCTCTACTGTTTAAACTCGTAATAGCAGCTATAAAAGGAGGAAGCAAGAATTCCGGTCCATCAATCTTTGCTCCTAAATTGATAAAACGAGATGATTTGGCTTTTCTAGAGAGAGACGATGCGCTTGCATCGCTGCAGCTGATTGGAAAAGGTGGATGTGGAGAAGTTTACAAGGCTGAATTACCGGAAAAAAGTGGGAAAATGTTTGCGATAAAGAAGATTACTCAACCTCCAAAGGATGCAGCGGAGTTAGCCGAAGAGGAAAGCAGGCATATGAGCAAGAAAATGCGTCAAATCAAATCGGAGATCAGGACCGTGGGTGAAATCCGGCACCGGAATCTTCTTCCTCTTGTGGCACATGTCCCTCGTCCTGATTGCCATTACCTTGTGTATGAATTGATGAAGAACGGTAGCTTGCAAGATATGTTGAATCAGGTTTCGGCAGGAGTGAAAGAACTAGATTGGCTTACTCGGCATAACATTGCCCTCGGAGTGGCATCTGGGTTGGAGTATCTTCACATGAACCATACCCCACGTATTATTCACAGAGATCTAAAGCCTGCAAATGTTTTGCTTGATGATGACATGGAAGCTCGAATTGCCGATTTTGGGCTGGCGAAAGCAATGCCAGATGCCCAAACTCACATGACAGCTTCAAATGTTGCTGGTACCGTAGGATACATCGCACCGGAGTATCACCAGACATTGAAGTTCACAGATAAATGTGACATATACGGCTTTGGGGTTCTGTTAGGTGTCTTGGTGATTGGGAAACTTCCATCTGATGAATTTTTCCAGAACACGGATGAGATGAGTTTGGTTAAGTGGATGAAGAATGTTATGACTTCTGATAATCCTAGAGGAGCCATTGATCCGAAGCTCCTGGGGAATGGCTGGGAGGAGCAAATGCTTTTGGCCCTGAAAATTGCCTGCTTCTGCACTATGGATAATCCAAAAGAGAGGCCTAACAGTAAGGAGGTTAGATGCATGCTGTCACAGATCAAGCACGATGTACCTGAAACTCCCTCTGAATGTGTCTAA
- the LOC103502356 gene encoding protein MHF2 homolog isoform X2 produces MEETGFHPDLIHAIFKLEWSRRSLEREKNENPDAMDCEVDAGAGTSKKSRPMSANANALKLSSKLVQIFISEAVQRAATIAEAEGIGRIEPTHLERVLPQLLLDF; encoded by the exons ATGGAAGAGACCGGATTTCATCCT GATCTAATTCACGCCATTTTCAAGCTCGAGTGGAGCAGAAGATCACTTG AGCGCGAGAAAAACGAGAATCCGGATGCTATGGATTGTGAG GTTGACGCTGGGGCTGGAACATCCAAGAAAAGCAGGCCGATGTCAG CTAATGCAAATGCTCTTAAATTGAGCTCTAAACTTGTACAAATTTTTATCTCAG AGGCTGTGCAGCGCGCTGCAACAATTGCAGAAGCAGAAGGTATTGGCAGAATTGAACCCACTCATTTGGAGAGAGTTCTTCCGCAGTTATTACTGGATTTTTGA
- the LOC103502356 gene encoding protein MHF2 homolog isoform X1 has product MEETGFHPDLIHAIFKLEWSRRSLEREKNENPDAMDCEVDAGAGTSKKSRPMSANANALKLSSKLVNFSICAEAVQRAATIAEAEGIGRIEPTHLERVLPQLLLDF; this is encoded by the exons ATGGAAGAGACCGGATTTCATCCT GATCTAATTCACGCCATTTTCAAGCTCGAGTGGAGCAGAAGATCACTTG AGCGCGAGAAAAACGAGAATCCGGATGCTATGGATTGTGAG GTTGACGCTGGGGCTGGAACATCCAAGAAAAGCAGGCCGATGTCAG CTAATGCAAATGCTCTTAAATTGAGCTCTAAACTT gTCAACTTTTCTATTTGTGCAGAGGCTGTGCAGCGCGCTGCAACAATTGCAGAAGCAGAAGGTATTGGCAGAATTGAACCCACTCATTTGGAGAGAGTTCTTCCGCAGTTATTACTGGATTTTTGA